Proteins found in one Gigantopelta aegis isolate Gae_Host chromosome 12, Gae_host_genome, whole genome shotgun sequence genomic segment:
- the LOC121386178 gene encoding uncharacterized protein LOC121386178, which produces MHLDLNADNCCGQNKNNCVMWYLCWRTLVGLHTTIHMHFMLAGHTKFAPDWCFGLFKRLFKRTFVSSLAELQDVVNKWTEKGINHTQLVGDQEANVLVPIYDWTPFLADFFRRFPGIESHQHFFFSAKEPGVIKYKSKSDDDWRAFTLKKTDAVPVGMPHVINPKGMDLARRAYLFKEIRDFCKDETKDLVCPKPLEIITESDSEEDVHTNQQTEKRAMETAPKQRPSKRGRVARGTGRGRRTGK; this is translated from the coding sequence ATGCACCTTGATCTCAATGCAGACAACTGCTGTggccaaaacaaaaacaattgtgtaATGTGGTACCTTTGCTGGCGTACTCTTGTGGGACTTCATACTACAATTCACATGCACTTCATGTTAGCAGGTCACACTAAATTTGCGCCAGATTGGTGCTTTGGCCTATTCAAACGACTGTTTAAACGAACATTTGTTTCCTCCTTGGCCGAGCTTCAGGATGTAGTCAACAAGTGGACAGAAAAGGGAATTAATCACACCCAGTTAGTTGGTGATCAGGAAGCCAATGTGTTAGTGCCGATATATGACTGGACCCCTTTTCTAGCAGACTTTTTCAGACGGTTTCCAGGAATCGAGTCTCACCAACACTTCTTTTTCTCAGCAAAAGAACCAGGGGTGATAAAGTATAAGTCGAAATCAGATGACGACTGGAGAGCATTCACCCTCAAGAAGACGGATGCAGTTCCTGTTGGTATGCCGCATGTCATCAACCCCAAGGGTATGGACTTGGCGAGAAGGGCATACTTGTTCAAGGAGATCAGGGACTTTTGCAAAGATGAGACAAAGGATCTCGTGTGCCCCAAGCCATTAGAAATCATCACAGAGTCTGATTCGGAAGAGGATGTACATACTAATCAGCAAACTGAGAAAAGGGCAATGGAGACAGCTCCTAAACAGAGACCGAGCAAGCGAGGACGAGTTGCTCGTGGTACTGGGCGTGGCCGTCGTACAGGAAAATAA